In a single window of the Pseudochaenichthys georgianus chromosome 16, fPseGeo1.2, whole genome shotgun sequence genome:
- the drd2l gene encoding dopamine receptor D2 like has translation MTSLNESTSPPSFPLSSFAHNVSHFITNDPSYSPIPFSTSSSLSSSNCTMSPSASSPPYNFYAVLLVLLIFCVVFGNVLVCVAVSRERALQTTTNYLIVSLAVSDMLLATLVMPWGVYLEVVGEWRFSLIHCDILLTLDVMMCTASILNLCAISIDRYTAVAMPMLYNTRYSSRRRVAVMIGVVWFLSFAISCPLLFGLNNTASREGTSCSFADPAFVVYSSVASFYVPFIVTLLVYVQICVVLRKRGRRTAPRRRHGLLTQGGGAEAGDSQRHRKNKCTQPEDVKLCTLILRSDTAGPQRKKVTLVKEAMVHPLEVEPGRFLPQTEQSLAPPPAPQTSSHSGRARISLAISVGPAPVLPSTVTRSALMPRPPTLEDGMRGREGWRERSRGRDKWGITKERVRGRLSQQKERKATQMLAIVLGVFIICWLPFFLTHVLKAHCRSCCISPSLYSAVTWLGYLNSAVNPVIYTTFNIEFRKAFIKILHC, from the exons ATGACTTCCCTCAACGAGtcaacctcccctccctccttccctcTCTCTTCCTTTGCGCACAATGTCTCCCACTTTATCACCAACGACCCTTCATACTCCCCCATTCCCTTCTCCACTTCCTCCTCGCTGTCGTCGTCTAACTGCACCATGTCTCCGTcggcctcctctcctccctATAACTTCTACGCCGTTCTGCTGGTGCTCCTGATCTTCTGCGTGGTGTTCGGGAACGTGCTGGTGTGCGTGGCGGTGTCGCGGGAGCGCGCTCTGCAGACCACCACCAACTACCTCATCGTCTCGCTGGCCGTGTCCGACATGCTGCTGGCCACGCTGGTCATGCCCTGGGGCGTCTACCTGGAG GTGGTGGGAGAGTGGCGCTTCAGTCTCATCCACTGCGACATCCTGCTCACGCTGGACGTCATGATGTGCACGGCCAGCATCCTCAACCTCTGTGCCATCAGCATCGACAG ATACACAGCAGTGGCCATGCCGATGCTCTACAACACCAGATACAGCTCCAGGAGGAGGGTGGCGGTGATGATTGGTGTGGTTTGGTTCCTCTCTTTTGCAATCTCCTGCCCCTTGCTGTTTGGACTAAACAACACAG CCAGCAGAGAAGGCACCTCGTGCAGCTTTGCCGACCCGGCCTTCGTGGTGTACTCCTCCGTGGCCTCCTTCTACGTCCCCTTCATCGTGACGCTGCTGGTGTATGTGCAGATCTGCGTGGTGCTGCGCAAGCGAGGCAGACGCACCGCGCCCCGGCGCAGACACGGCCTGCtcacacagggggggggggctgaggcCGGAGACAGTCAGCGGCACAGGAAG AACAAGTGCACTCAGCCAGAGGATGTGAAGTTGTGCACTCTGATCCTGAGGTCGGACACCGCAGGCCCCCAGCGCAAGAAAGTG ACCCTGGTGAAGGAGGCGATGGTCCACCCCCTGGAGGTGGAGCCGGGTCGGTTCCTCCCTCAGACGGAGCAGAGCCTGGCTCCTCCCCCCGCTCCCCAAACCTCCTCCCACTCGGGCCGGGCCAGGATCTCCCTGGCCATCTCAGTCGGACCCGCCCCGGTCCTTCCCTCCACCGTGACCCGATCGGCCCTCATGCCTCGACCCCCCACCCTGGAGGACGGCATGAGGGGCCGTGAGGGGTGGAGGGAGCGCAGCAGAGGCAGAGATAAATGGGGGATCACCAAGGAGAGGGTGAGGGGGAGGCTGTCCCAGCAGAAGGAGCGGAAGGCCACGCAGATGCTCGCTATCGTGCTCG GCGTGTTCATCATCTGCTGGCTGCCGTTCTTCCTGACCCACGTGCTGAAGGCGCACTGCAGGAGCTGCTGTATCTCGCCCTCGCTGTACAGCGCCGTCACCTGGCTTGGATACCTCAACAGCGCCGTCAACCCCGTCATCTACACCACCTTCAACATCGAGTTTCGCAAAGCCTTCATCAAGATCCTGCACTGCTGA